The DNA window CAGGCATGGGCTGGCCCACTTGACATCTCTATTTGTGCCTAGTGTTATTCAACCTCTTGCCTGTTCACAAGATATAGACCACCAGCTTAACAACCGGATCACAAGCACtttcataaaatattatgaatttgaaatatacttatatataaaaatattaattcttATATACACTAGTAATCCATTTTTATAATACTTCTTCCGATCCATCATAAGCGAGCCATTTCTTTTggcataaaatttaaaaaatatatatttaacgAATTAACAAAAGTGAAGAGAGTGAGAGATGGAAAAATATGAGagtgaaaagaataaagtaggtggaaaaataaaataaaaaagatttttttttgcttaaaaTGGAAACGACTCACTTATGGTGGAATATCTCGAAAAGGAACATGACTCGCTTATGACGGAACAGAGGGAgtctccgtcccccaaaattcgtcccggtttgaccgggcacgggttttaaggagtagtttgactttgtattaaatgaaggAGTATAGTGGAGTTTGGGTCCCACATGAAGCAGCAATCATGGCGGCTACGGTGAAGACAGCGTGGGCGAAGCCAGGCGCGTGGGCTCCGGACGCGGAGGAGAACGAGTCGGAGCTCCTCCAGCAGCAGGAGGAAACGGTGGCGGAGCCAAACGGCCACTCCGAGACGGTGGATTTCCCGTCCCTGGCTCCGGCGAAGactaagaagaagaaaaagcagGTCCTCACGCTCCAGTAATTCTCGACCTACAGCGCTGCGAAGCCAGCGGCCTTCCAGGCGAAGGGGTTGACGACGGACGAGCTGATGGCTCTCCCTACGGGTCCGCGAGAGCGGACGGCGGAAGAGCTCGATCGGAACAAGCTAGGAGGGGGATTCAGATCCTATGGCGGCGGGATGAGGGATGAGCAGCCGCGGCGCCAGGGGAGTTTCAATCGGGAGTCGAATCGCGAATTGGCGCCGTCTAGGGCTGATGAGACTGATAATTGGGCGGCGGGTAAGAGGTCTTCTGCTGGTAGTGGGtttgagaggagagagagagaggggtcaGAGTGTAAATATCGTGAATATGGAGGAGTATAAAGATatgtccatttttagtaagtttgaagtgggacaaattttctgggacggactgaaatggtaaactgggacgaattttaagggacggagggagtaattactTTTACTATTTTGTTATAACATATACTCCATTTACCATCAActaaatcctagttatatttacCATCCACTTATATCTATGTGAACAATTCCCCCAAGTGATCACTTGTGAGAAGTATAAAACCAACACGAATTCGCAATAGACCAGAATTTGTAAGataatttttttggtaaaataGGATAAAACAATTTCGAATCAAGTTAGGAATAACTCCCATCCCTACTAAATAGTGAAAATGGTccattttgataaaaaaaacaacaaaataaaaacaaatttcataaagaaagaaagaaagcatCTTAATACTGAAAACACAAACATTCATCTTGTACAAGATCATTTCTTGCAGGCAATCCCATTTCCACCAGAGAATCTATCAGAGCAGTCCATCCTTCCATTTCCACGGTTGATCGAGGCTCGGGCCGCCCCTCCACCCTCGTTGTTGATCGAAGAAAACACACATTTTTTGCAGTCCGGTGCAAGAAGAGATGTAGTTCTGTAGTTATCCTCCCCTCCCACCACCGGCATTGCAATGCCGAGCCTCGCATGGCTTTCGTAGTCCGGCCTATACGTCCGGCCAAGCACGCCCTCGACATCCCCCGACAGATCCATAAACCTAAACTGCACCTCCAGATGCGCAAAGCAGTCATTATCTGGTATCTGATAGTTATGAATCCTGTCATCTTCTCTTGTGATAGGGACTGCATTCACCCCGATCTCCACGATCCCCGGGATGGATATGATTGCGCTGTTAGCGCTCGCTACCCTCTCCAGTGTCGCCTCACCCCCTTCAGACTTCCAGGAAGACAGAAAGCCTTGGGGCAAGGCGACCTCATTGCCATTGTATAAAAATCTCAAGTGGTCTATCCTGCTGTCCCATTTTGCTGTTTTGGTTGCCTCCACGGAGAGGCTGTGGGGCCCGAAAAGGATACCTAGTGACTGGATCCATGTGTAGTCTCGGGTCTTTCCTGCAGGGCGATGGCCTATGAAGCGGGCGTTGATCTGTAGGTTGGTGTCTGAGACCAAGGTGAAGTGCTCGCTGCTCTTTCCGTGGAAGTAGAAGACAGAGCCGTCTGCGCCAATGAAGCGCGGATCGTAGCACGCTGCTCCAACGCCGTTGCAGCTAGGCTTCCTGCCTGAAAAAAGGCCCAACTAGTTTAGTTAGTCGGTTGAAAATACAGGGTGAAGCATGCTGGTGCTTTTTGACAGCTAGATAAGACCAAGACATATAAGTTATATGTGCTTatttcactacaaaaaaatcaGTATTTACTAGCGGAAAATTTTCTTGCTAATTATCATAATTCTACTAATAAAACTGGTTAGTAGCGGATTAGCAACGGATCTATCTATACTGTTTGTAGTTAACTGCTCGGTAGATAAGATGAGGCCCATGTTAGGACCTTAAAGCCTATCTTACTCTAATTATCTTGAGTTATCTTAATATGCCTGCCAAACAGGCACTAACTTACGTCTGCATTCAGCCTTGCAGATTGGAGATTCGCAATTGATGAAGCACGCTTTCGCCTTGGGATCCTTGGGCTTTCGGGTCGGGCATTGCTTGGGGCAGGTTATTCTATTGAGAAAACATGGGCTCTTTTTGTTGGTGCACACCACTGTTTCTTCATACTCTGCGAAAACCTGAGATGCATGTATCAATAGAATGATGAACACACATTTGGAGAGGGTGATTTTCATGATTTTAGTTTAGTGTGAGTTGATGAAGTTTCAGGCATCCCATGCTACTGCTTTATAACTAGCTTGAGATGTGGGGAAATTACCCtatacatacaaaatgtttcattaGTGTTTCAAATTGatacaaaaagtttcaagttaacatatatcatacaaaatgttttgttattgttacaaattaatacattttccttatttaattAACACCGTTAGCTATTCTGTTTCATTCAAGTAAAATAACAAAAGAAGTAGGCTTAAAATCTAAGTACAGTTGCTTAAATTATACTTCTTGTTTGCTTTTTAGTTGCTATTTACTTTATAAGTTTTGGTTGCTATTGATTGTGATTTAGTTTAGAAAATATGTCTTGGTTGTTTTAATTACTTATGCATCTAAAAAcatggaggtggaggtggaggtggaggaacTACAGAGGAAAAAGTTCTATTGTATTCATTCTGCTGTCTTACAAAAATAGCAAGAATATTCATATATAGAGCACAGATTGTAATCCTCCTATTCTAAGAGGCATCTTGCTGAAAGTGTGTAGTCGTTTGCAGTAATTATAGAATCATAAACTGTTCTGGTACTTTTGTGGTCTAAGTCTAAAATGGCCACACTTTTGTGGTTCTTATCCATCATCAGTCGTGGGTTTAGCACGGCCTATACTGGCTGTCACTCGTGAACCAACATCATGGCATGAATTGGCATCCTCAAAGTTGTGATTTCCAGTACTGATAGTTTCGCCAAAGTTTCTATGTGGTGCGTCAACAGAAACTGAACTGCTCGCTCCATGATCAGCATCGTTGTTTCCATCTTGAGCATTCAAGATTCTACTCCTAACAAGATATAAACAGAATAGTTAACGGTGTTaattaaataaggaaaatgtattaatttgtaatagtaacgaaacattttgtatgatatatgttaacttgaaactttttgtatCAATTTGAAACACtaatgaaacattttgtatgtatggTGCAATTTCCCCTTGAGATGTCTATTTGTTTTTTCTTAATGTCCAATTGCAATTTACAAATCATGAGTGATGCATTGATTAAGTAAGTTAAAA is part of the Salvia splendens isolate huo1 chromosome 22, SspV2, whole genome shotgun sequence genome and encodes:
- the LOC121786312 gene encoding uncharacterized protein LOC121786312; its protein translation is MKITLSKCVFIILLIHASQVFAEYEETVVCTNKKSPCFLNRITCPKQCPTRKPKDPKAKACFINCESPICKAECRRRKPSCNGVGAACYDPRFIGADGSVFYFHGKSSEHFTLVSDTNLQINARFIGHRPAGKTRDYTWIQSLGILFGPHSLSVEATKTAKWDSRIDHLRFLYNGNEVALPQGFLSSWKSEGGEATLERVASANSAIISIPGIVEIGVNAVPITREDDRIHNYQIPDNDCFAHLEVQFRFMDLSGDVEGVLGRTYRPDYESHARLGIAMPVVGGEDNYRTTSLLAPDCKKCVFSSINNEGGGAARASINRGNGRMDCSDRFSGGNGIACKK